Proteins found in one Tamandua tetradactyla isolate mTamTet1 chromosome 1, mTamTet1.pri, whole genome shotgun sequence genomic segment:
- the LOC143687647 gene encoding olfactory receptor 2A14-like, with product MKGNQTWINEVSLLGFQVDPALEFFLFGIFSLFYALTLLGNGVIVGLICLDSRLHNPMYFFLSHLAIVDMSYASNNVPKMLTNLVNQKRTISFVPCIMQTFLYLAFAHTECLILVVMSYDRYVAICHPLHYSVIMSWRVCTILAVATWAFSFLLALVHVVLILRLPFCGPRTINHFFCEILSVLKLACADTRLNQLVIFAACVFILVGPLCLVLVSYTRILVSILRIQSGEGRRKAFSTCSSHLCVVGLFFGSAIVMYMAPKSRHPEEQQKILSLFYSLFNPMLNPLIYSLRNAEVKSALKRVLCKERPT from the coding sequence ATGAAAGGCAACCAGACATGGATTAACGAAGTCTCCCTACTGGGATTTCAGGTGGATCCAGCACTGgagtttttcctctttggaatTTTCTCTCTATTCTACGCCCTCACTCTGCTGGGCAATGGGGTCATTGTGGGGCTCATCTGCCTGGACTCCAGATTGCACAATCCGATGTACTTCTTCCTCTCACATCTGGCCATCGTTGACATGTCCTATGCTTCAAACAATGTCCCTAAGATGCTGACAAATCTTGTGAATCAGAAAAGAACCATCTCCTTTGTTCCATGCATAATGCAGACTTTTTTGTATTTGGCTTTTGCTCACACAGAGTGCCTGATTTTGGTGGTGATGTCCTATGATAGGTACGTGGCGATCTGCCACCCCCTCCATTATTCTGTCATCATGAGCTGGAGAGTGTGCACCATCCTGGCTGTCGCTACTTGGGCGTTTAGCTTCCTCTTGGCCCTGGTCCATGTGGTTCTCATCCTGAGGCTGCCCTTCTGTGGGCCTCGAACAATCAATCACTTCTTCTGTGAAATCCTGTCTGTCCTCAAGTTGGCCTGTGCTGACACGAGACTCAACCAACTCGTCATCTTTGCAGCCTGTGTGTTTATCTTAGTGGGGCCTCTCTGCTTGGTGCTGGTCTCCTACACCCGCATCCTGGTGTCCATCCTGAGGATCCAGTCCGGGGAGGGACGCAGAaaggccttctccacctgctcctcccacctctGCGTGGTCGGGCTCTTCTTTGGCAGTGCCATTGTCATGTACATGGCCCCCAAGTCCCGCCATCCTGAGGAACAGCAGAAGATCCTTTCCCTGTTTTATAGTCTTTTCAACCCTATGTTGAACCCCCTCATCTATAGCTTGAGGAATGCAGAGGTGAAAAGTGCCTTAAAGAGAGTGCTGTGCAAAGAGAGGCCGACATGA